A stretch of Terriglobia bacterium DNA encodes these proteins:
- a CDS encoding DUF6496 domain-containing protein — protein sequence MPEKETLERAEQDKREGKSPSTQAGEFVREEIHHVREGKHGAKSAKQAIAIGLSKARRAGVDLAPPKKGSVSEKTRKSAVRDSKRGHSRKKKSVSAKRSRSSEAALKREPRSAASHKALSRQAKSAARTRKKSAARTAHSRRTQSSRKAA from the coding sequence ATGCCCGAGAAAGAAACTCTGGAACGCGCAGAGCAGGACAAGCGCGAAGGCAAATCACCCAGCACACAGGCCGGCGAGTTTGTGCGTGAGGAGATCCACCATGTTCGTGAAGGCAAACACGGCGCCAAGTCAGCCAAGCAGGCCATTGCCATAGGCCTATCCAAGGCGCGGCGGGCTGGAGTGGATCTGGCTCCGCCGAAGAAAGGCAGCGTCTCAGAGAAGACGCGCAAATCGGCGGTGCGCGACAGCAAGCGGGGCCATAGCCGCAAGAAGAAATCTGTTTCTGCCAAACGATCACGCAGCAGCGAGGCAGCGTTGAAGCGTGAACCGCGTTCAGCCGCTTCTCACAAAGCGCTCTCACGCCAAGCAAAGAGCGCCGCGCGGACGCGCAAGAAATCCGCAGCAAGAACGGCGCATTCGCGCAGGACGCAGTCGAGCCGGAAGGCTGCCTAG